One part of the Flavobacterium johnsoniae UW101 genome encodes these proteins:
- a CDS encoding helix-turn-helix domain-containing protein, with protein sequence MIREILNTEIKSIENDGIDVVYITDYRAKNIVPVPFSISNFSVLLIKSGKMNIRFHDETNIVNRKDLLVIPFNSICTKLEATDNIQLYLIRTNFDFAFNNCYEKELSDAFSFLMLKSDRKISLQETDFKVLSLIYKLMYLLQNSNDKPEVITKLRRICFNLFIYELKYIHSKYKPDLNLDFSRRESIVIQFLTLLSIHLRKQHHVQFYAGALFITPGHLNKMVKESTGKTAKAFIIEALVNVSKNLLTDSSYSVANIADELEFSSAENFGVFFKRHTGMLPTEFRSNKK encoded by the coding sequence ATGATTAGAGAAATCTTAAATACTGAGATTAAAAGCATTGAAAATGATGGTATTGATGTAGTATACATTACAGACTATAGGGCAAAAAATATTGTACCGGTCCCATTTTCCATTTCAAATTTTTCCGTGCTTTTAATCAAAAGTGGTAAAATGAATATCAGATTTCATGACGAAACTAATATAGTTAATCGGAAAGATTTATTGGTAATCCCATTTAATTCCATATGCACCAAGCTTGAAGCTACGGATAATATCCAGCTATATCTTATAAGGACAAATTTTGATTTTGCATTTAATAATTGTTATGAGAAAGAGCTTTCGGATGCTTTTAGTTTTCTAATGTTAAAATCAGATCGAAAGATTAGTCTTCAGGAAACGGATTTTAAGGTTTTGTCACTTATTTATAAATTAATGTATTTATTGCAGAACAGCAATGACAAACCGGAAGTAATTACTAAGCTGCGCCGGATATGCTTTAATTTATTTATATATGAACTCAAGTATATACATTCGAAATATAAACCCGACTTAAATCTTGACTTTTCAAGAAGGGAGAGCATTGTAATACAGTTCCTGACTCTACTATCAATACATTTGAGAAAACAGCATCATGTTCAGTTTTATGCAGGAGCATTATTTATCACTCCAGGACATTTGAATAAGATGGTAAAAGAAAGCACAGGTAAAACAGCTAAAGCATTTATAATTGAAGCTCTTGTCAATGTTTCAAAAAATCTTCTTACGGACTCAAGCTATTCCGTGGCTAATATTGCCGATGAATTAGAATTTAGCAGCGCTGAAAACTTTGGCGTATTTTTTAAAAGACATACCGGTATGCTGCCAACCGAATTTCGTTCTAATAAAAAATAA
- a CDS encoding helix-turn-helix domain-containing protein — MKCNLSVLLLLFLIKSLTAQNTPSTIPDSLIFKSYGYLDDKIYQYKNDSLKASPYLYAYLRKARSEKNHEELVNAYQNMLHQSPMILRLKYADSMVQTAVKSRNNELIGSAQLSKGIVYYSQKNYVKAYDYYIKANESISKTENDYLIYKTKYHIAQIKYYLGFYDEAISLFNECVTYFKKNQPRPYLNSLHSLSVCYNKIGDYSKCSETNALGIKECERLKIPEMELFFKHSEGINQFFLNNYHTSIQLLQEVMPQLNSMTEFANESIANFYIGKNYWKLQRQAKAVPYFKKVEKVFIEKGYIRPDLREVFELMIKYYKKENNLKSQLYYIDQLLKADSVLTDTNKYLMGKIHKEYDTKEILLEKEKIQQQLVKEKYYDVILISVVVVLFSAVIYGTYNHFETKKRNKIKFDLLLKKNEQSSLQKQATDKFEITDISQETVQQIIRHLEKFERDKKFLHKEITLATLTVRFNTNSKYLSKVIYHRSGKRFADYINDLKIDYLVELLRNSSMHRNYSIGSLAEEAGFTSTPRFTNAFHSKTGISFSYFLKELKKENS, encoded by the coding sequence ATGAAATGTAATTTATCGGTACTGCTGCTTCTATTTCTAATTAAATCTTTAACTGCCCAGAATACTCCCAGCACAATTCCTGATTCCCTTATTTTTAAAAGTTATGGATATCTGGATGATAAAATTTATCAATACAAAAATGACAGTCTGAAAGCATCTCCATATTTATATGCCTATTTAAGAAAAGCGCGCAGTGAAAAGAATCATGAAGAGTTAGTTAATGCATATCAAAATATGCTGCATCAGTCACCTATGATTCTCCGTTTAAAATACGCAGACAGCATGGTGCAGACAGCTGTAAAGTCAAGAAATAATGAACTGATCGGATCTGCTCAGCTATCCAAAGGAATAGTCTATTACAGCCAGAAAAACTATGTAAAAGCCTATGATTATTATATTAAAGCAAATGAAAGCATTTCAAAAACCGAAAATGATTACCTGATCTACAAAACCAAATATCATATTGCTCAGATTAAATATTATCTCGGCTTCTATGATGAGGCTATTTCACTCTTTAATGAATGCGTTACATATTTTAAAAAAAATCAGCCCCGCCCCTATTTAAATTCACTGCACTCACTTAGTGTTTGTTACAACAAGATTGGAGATTACAGTAAATGCTCTGAAACTAATGCTTTAGGAATTAAAGAATGTGAGCGCCTTAAGATTCCCGAGATGGAATTATTTTTTAAGCACTCCGAAGGAATCAACCAGTTCTTTCTAAATAATTATCACACTTCTATTCAACTGCTTCAGGAAGTTATGCCGCAGTTAAACAGCATGACAGAGTTTGCAAATGAATCAATTGCCAATTTTTACATTGGAAAAAACTATTGGAAACTACAGCGTCAGGCAAAAGCAGTTCCTTACTTTAAAAAGGTGGAAAAAGTATTTATTGAGAAAGGTTACATTCGTCCGGATTTAAGAGAAGTTTTTGAATTAATGATTAAATATTACAAGAAAGAAAATAACCTGAAATCTCAGTTGTATTATATAGACCAGCTTTTAAAAGCAGATTCTGTATTAACAGATACCAATAAGTACCTAATGGGCAAAATTCACAAGGAATATGACACGAAGGAAATTCTCCTTGAAAAAGAAAAAATACAGCAGCAGCTTGTAAAAGAGAAATATTATGATGTTATTTTGATCAGCGTGGTTGTCGTTCTATTCTCCGCTGTCATTTACGGGACCTATAACCATTTTGAAACTAAAAAGCGCAATAAGATCAAATTTGATCTGCTTCTGAAAAAAAATGAACAGAGCAGCTTACAAAAACAGGCAACCGATAAATTCGAAATAACCGATATTTCCCAGGAGACTGTACAGCAGATAATAAGACACCTTGAAAAATTTGAAAGGGACAAAAAATTCCTGCACAAAGAGATAACACTAGCCACTTTAACTGTAAGGTTTAATACTAACAGTAAATACCTCTCAAAAGTGATATACCATCGCAGCGGCAAGCGTTTTGCTGACTATATCAATGACCTAAAAATTGATTATCTGGTAGAACTGCTGCGAAACTCAAGCATGCATAGAAATTACTCCATAGGCTCACTGGCGGAGGAAGCCGGTTTTACTTCCACTCCCCGGTTTACTAATGCATTCCACTCAAAAACAGGAATTTCGTTCAGTTATTTCCTTAAGGAATTGAAAAAAGAGAATTCATGA
- a CDS encoding histone H1, giving the protein MKDLVAKINAEIETFKTESDSLVEKGVKAAGARARKSTLEIEKLLKEFRKVSIEESKK; this is encoded by the coding sequence ATGAAAGATCTAGTTGCAAAAATCAACGCAGAAATCGAAACATTTAAAACAGAATCAGATTCTCTAGTTGAGAAAGGTGTAAAAGCTGCTGGAGCAAGAGCTCGTAAATCAACTTTGGAAATTGAAAAACTTTTAAAAGAGTTTAGAAAAGTTTCTATTGAGGAGTCTAAGAAATAA